A single Calidithermus timidus DSM 17022 DNA region contains:
- a CDS encoding LysR family transcriptional regulator: MRLNPRYLTVFCVVAELRSLSRAAEVLHLSQPAISKTLKALEDSFRQPLYERTAKGIVLTEAGRALLPYACAVSRSLAQATRFIEEQRTRRVPTFTVGLSWSLIPRFQAALLRWAEAEGGRIPLDLHLVHGTTLELIAQVYQRDLDGALVLGGSEALPEPLEARRVTTDEAVLAVAPGHPWAGLGGVALGQLEGARVLVPQRNSRLRLRLEQFLERHGIVPECFVECGSLFGVKAAVLDGLGVGIVCRSFIEPEVSSGTLKGLFIENPGFALGVHWVHHPESTLGLTVRELTASLLDALRFAPASGDTAPQVSTGTR; encoded by the coding sequence ATGCGCTTAAACCCCCGCTACCTAACGGTGTTCTGCGTGGTGGCCGAGCTCCGTAGCCTCAGCCGCGCGGCCGAGGTGTTGCATCTCAGCCAGCCGGCCATCAGCAAGACGCTCAAAGCCCTCGAGGACAGCTTCCGACAGCCACTCTACGAGCGCACCGCCAAGGGGATCGTCTTAACCGAGGCTGGTCGGGCCCTCTTGCCCTACGCGTGTGCGGTGAGCCGCAGCCTGGCGCAGGCTACCCGCTTCATCGAGGAGCAGCGCACCCGCCGCGTTCCCACCTTCACCGTGGGCTTATCCTGGAGCCTGATTCCGCGCTTCCAGGCGGCGTTGCTGCGCTGGGCCGAGGCCGAGGGTGGCAGGATCCCCTTGGATCTGCACCTTGTGCACGGTACCACCCTCGAGCTCATCGCGCAGGTTTACCAGCGCGACCTCGATGGGGCCTTGGTGCTCGGCGGCAGCGAGGCGCTGCCGGAGCCGCTCGAGGCCCGGCGCGTCACCACCGACGAGGCTGTGCTGGCGGTCGCGCCCGGCCACCCCTGGGCGGGCCTGGGGGGTGTCGCGCTGGGGCAATTGGAGGGGGCGCGTGTCTTGGTACCCCAGCGCAACTCGAGGCTGCGCCTGCGGCTCGAGCAGTTCCTCGAGCGCCACGGCATCGTGCCCGAGTGCTTCGTCGAGTGCGGGAGCCTGTTCGGGGTCAAGGCGGCGGTGCTGGACGGGCTCGGGGTGGGGATCGTCTGCCGCTCCTTCATCGAGCCCGAGGTGAGCAGCGGCACCCTCAAGGGCTTGTTCATCGAGAACCCAGGCTTTGCCCTTGGCGTGCACTGGGTTCACCACCCCGAGTCCACGCTGGGCCTCACAGTACGCGAGCTGACGGCCTCACTGTTGGACGCCCTCCGCTTCGCCCCTGCTTCGGGCGACACAGCACCCCAGGTCTCCACGGGCACACGCTGA
- a CDS encoding rhodanese-like domain-containing protein codes for MLFRQIYEEGLAQGSYFIGCQAQGTAVVVDPRRDIDVYLAEAQKNGLKIVAITETHIHADYLSGARELAKATGAKLYLSDEGDENWKYKGLEGFDYQLLKDGDQIKVGNITLTALHTPGHTPEHLSFLVQDGAAASEPGFLLSGDFVFVGDVGRPDLLEEAAGILGTAEPGARRMFKSLKEKFLTLPDYVQVWPGHGAGSACGKSLGAVASTTVGYERRFAWWADYLRNDDEEGFVKALLSGQPEAPHYFAQMKRLNRDGMPLLGELPKPPQLTPETFQKKLAEGALLVDTRDKLSFAGGHLKGAINIPAGKNFSTWAGWLLPYDRDFVLLASPERVEELTKQLIRIGLDGVVGFIPGLEGYAQGELETVPQLTAAEAKALWEKGEVAILDVRGADEYMAGHIPGAQNIHAGRVMRELSRIPKDKPVVVHCLGGDRSSTAISALLAAGFDNLINLTGGIRAWQQEGFPIEKGPARALVGA; via the coding sequence ATGCTGTTTCGACAGATCTACGAAGAGGGGCTGGCGCAGGGTAGCTATTTTATCGGATGCCAAGCCCAGGGCACGGCCGTGGTGGTAGACCCCCGGCGCGACATCGACGTCTACCTAGCCGAGGCCCAGAAGAACGGCCTGAAGATCGTGGCCATCACCGAAACCCACATCCACGCCGACTACCTCTCCGGCGCCCGTGAGCTGGCCAAAGCCACCGGCGCCAAGCTCTACCTCTCCGACGAGGGCGACGAGAACTGGAAGTACAAGGGCCTGGAGGGCTTCGACTACCAGCTCCTCAAGGACGGTGACCAGATTAAGGTGGGGAACATCACCCTCACCGCGCTCCACACCCCGGGGCACACCCCTGAGCACCTGAGCTTTTTGGTGCAGGATGGAGCTGCGGCCAGCGAGCCTGGCTTCCTCCTGAGCGGCGACTTCGTCTTCGTGGGCGACGTGGGCCGCCCCGACCTGCTGGAGGAGGCCGCCGGCATCCTGGGCACCGCCGAGCCGGGGGCCAGGCGCATGTTCAAAAGCCTCAAGGAGAAGTTCCTTACCCTGCCCGACTACGTGCAGGTGTGGCCCGGTCACGGGGCGGGCTCAGCCTGTGGCAAGAGTCTGGGGGCGGTCGCCAGCACCACCGTGGGCTACGAGCGGCGCTTCGCCTGGTGGGCCGACTACCTGCGCAACGACGATGAGGAAGGTTTCGTGAAGGCCCTGCTCTCGGGCCAGCCCGAGGCTCCCCACTACTTCGCCCAGATGAAGCGCCTCAACCGCGACGGCATGCCCCTCCTGGGCGAGTTGCCTAAACCCCCGCAGCTCACCCCAGAGACCTTCCAGAAGAAGTTGGCCGAAGGAGCGCTGCTGGTAGACACCCGCGACAAGCTCTCCTTCGCCGGAGGGCACCTCAAGGGGGCCATCAACATCCCTGCGGGTAAGAACTTCTCCACCTGGGCGGGCTGGCTGCTGCCCTACGACCGCGACTTCGTACTCTTGGCCAGCCCCGAGCGGGTGGAGGAGCTGACCAAGCAGCTCATCCGCATCGGGCTCGATGGGGTGGTGGGGTTCATCCCCGGCCTCGAGGGCTACGCCCAGGGCGAGCTCGAGACCGTCCCCCAGCTCACCGCCGCCGAAGCCAAAGCCCTGTGGGAAAAGGGTGAAGTCGCCATCCTGGACGTGCGCGGGGCCGACGAGTACATGGCCGGACACATCCCCGGCGCACAAAACATCCACGCCGGGCGGGTGATGAGGGAGCTGAGCCGGATACCCAAGGACAAGCCGGTGGTGGTGCATTGCCTGGGCGGCGACCGCTCCTCTACCGCCATCAGCGCCCTGCTGGCGGCGGGCTTTGACAACCTCATCAACCTCACCGGCGGTATTCGGGCCTGGCAGCAGGAAGGTTTCCCCATCGAAAAGGGCCCAGCCCGCGCGCTGGTGGGAGCCTGA
- a CDS encoding rhodanese-like domain-containing protein has product MQDVYPNELSLWQKRGALLLDVRSPEEYALAHIPGSHNLPLERLLEHLAEFKGPIVTICATGSRAGLAAEVLSYEGLEVGKLVGGLQGYAAHGYPLAGRGTPTEATCS; this is encoded by the coding sequence ATGCAAGACGTCTATCCCAACGAACTTTCCCTTTGGCAAAAGCGAGGCGCGCTTCTTCTGGACGTGCGCTCACCGGAGGAGTACGCCCTGGCCCACATTCCAGGCTCGCACAACCTGCCCCTGGAGCGCCTTCTGGAGCATCTTGCCGAGTTCAAAGGCCCCATCGTGACCATCTGCGCCACCGGCAGCCGGGCTGGCCTAGCAGCCGAGGTGCTCTCTTACGAGGGCCTCGAGGTGGGCAAGCTGGTGGGGGGGCTTCAGGGCTATGCCGCCCATGGCTACCCCCTAGCGGGGCGCGGTACGCCTACGGAGGCCACATGCTCCTAG
- a CDS encoding NAD(P)/FAD-dependent oxidoreductase yields the protein MVKSRLHHRILIIGGGTAGLTVAAQLRRRGEPDVAVLEPSAKHYYQPAWTLVGAGVYPAAATVRPQEPLIPRGVKWIQDYAETIDPEKQSVATRNGLEIGYDFLVVAAGIQLDWHKIEGLEESLGKNGVSSNYRFDLAPKTWEFLRSFKGGVALFTAPSTPIKCGGAPQKIMYLTADYARRRGIAKETQVIFGSAGTTIFGVPEVKAVLDKVVQRYNITTQFHHELVAVDPQRKEATFEFTANHPRVKSNPGASRPRVVIPFDFLHVVPPQSAPDFIKQSPLADPSTPLGWVQVDKHTLQHVRYSNVFSLGDASSAPTSKTGAAIRKQAPVLVENLLQVMRGQDPKARYDGYTSCPLVTAYGKMFLAEFLYDNVWHPTLPFINTQKERYDMWLLKKHGLPLMYWEFMLKGRA from the coding sequence ATGGTAAAAAGCCGCCTCCACCACCGCATCCTGATCATTGGCGGAGGAACGGCGGGCCTGACAGTCGCTGCCCAGCTGCGCCGGAGGGGCGAACCGGACGTGGCCGTCCTCGAGCCCTCAGCCAAACACTACTACCAACCCGCCTGGACACTGGTGGGGGCGGGGGTCTACCCTGCGGCTGCCACGGTACGCCCCCAAGAACCCCTCATACCCAGAGGTGTGAAGTGGATTCAAGACTATGCCGAAACCATCGATCCCGAAAAGCAGAGCGTGGCTACGCGCAACGGCCTGGAGATCGGCTATGACTTTCTGGTGGTGGCAGCGGGCATCCAGCTCGATTGGCACAAGATCGAGGGGCTGGAAGAAAGCCTGGGGAAAAACGGCGTCAGCAGCAACTACCGCTTCGATCTAGCCCCCAAGACCTGGGAGTTTCTACGAAGCTTCAAAGGCGGTGTGGCCCTCTTCACCGCCCCCAGCACACCCATCAAGTGCGGTGGGGCTCCGCAGAAGATCATGTACCTCACCGCTGACTACGCCCGTCGCCGGGGGATCGCCAAGGAAACCCAGGTGATCTTCGGCTCCGCCGGGACCACCATCTTCGGGGTTCCCGAAGTCAAGGCGGTGCTGGATAAAGTGGTCCAGCGGTACAACATAACAACCCAGTTTCACCATGAGCTCGTAGCCGTAGATCCGCAGCGGAAGGAGGCCACCTTTGAGTTCACAGCCAACCATCCCCGGGTCAAATCTAACCCCGGCGCCTCGAGACCCCGGGTCGTCATCCCCTTCGACTTCCTGCACGTCGTGCCACCCCAAAGCGCCCCCGACTTCATCAAGCAAAGCCCCTTGGCCGATCCTTCGACACCCCTGGGCTGGGTGCAAGTGGACAAGCACACCCTTCAGCATGTCCGCTATAGCAACGTCTTTAGCCTGGGCGACGCGAGTAGCGCCCCCACCTCCAAAACCGGGGCAGCCATCCGTAAGCAGGCGCCGGTGTTGGTGGAGAACCTCTTGCAGGTGATGCGAGGCCAAGATCCCAAAGCCCGCTACGACGGCTATACCTCCTGCCCCCTGGTCACGGCTTATGGAAAGATGTTCCTGGCCGAGTTTCTCTACGACAACGTCTGGCATCCCACCCTTCCCTTTATCAACACCCAAAAAGAGCGCTACGACATGTGGCTGCTGAAGAAGCACGGGCTTCCCCTCATGTACTGGGAGTTCATGCTCAAGGGCCGGGCCTAA
- a CDS encoding sulfite exporter TauE/SafE family protein: MLLAWIGAALIGVALGMLGSGGSILTVPILVYLVGEPDKLAIAESLAVVGLIALVGAIPYGLRRMIDWTSVVWFGLPGMAGTYLGAYLSQWLPGVWQLGLFALVMLLAAYFMFRPQQLAKQPHPRKRSPFKIVLEGLSVGILTGLVGVGGGFLIVPALVLLGGLPMHLAVGTSLLVIALKSGAGFYKYLHLLPAQGYSVHWDVVLLFSVLGIAGSFLGGRIAAGIPQLGLRRGFAGFLVLMGAFILWQNLPKFLPG; the protein is encoded by the coding sequence ATGCTCCTAGCCTGGATCGGTGCAGCGCTCATCGGGGTCGCCCTGGGCATGCTGGGCTCAGGCGGCTCCATCCTCACCGTGCCCATCCTGGTCTACCTGGTGGGCGAGCCCGACAAGCTGGCCATCGCGGAGTCGCTGGCCGTGGTGGGCCTCATCGCCCTGGTAGGGGCCATCCCCTACGGCCTGCGGCGCATGATCGACTGGACCAGCGTGGTCTGGTTCGGCCTGCCGGGGATGGCCGGGACTTACCTGGGGGCCTACCTCTCCCAGTGGCTGCCCGGCGTGTGGCAGCTCGGCCTATTCGCGCTGGTGATGCTGCTGGCGGCTTACTTTATGTTCCGCCCGCAGCAGCTTGCGAAGCAACCCCACCCCCGCAAGCGCTCGCCCTTCAAGATCGTGCTCGAGGGCCTGAGCGTAGGCATCCTCACCGGGCTGGTCGGGGTGGGCGGGGGTTTCCTGATCGTGCCGGCGCTGGTGCTGCTGGGGGGCCTGCCCATGCACCTGGCGGTGGGCACCAGCCTGCTGGTCATCGCGCTGAAGTCGGGGGCGGGCTTCTACAAGTACCTGCACCTGCTGCCTGCGCAGGGTTACAGCGTCCACTGGGATGTCGTGCTGCTCTTCTCGGTCTTGGGGATCGCAGGAAGCTTCCTAGGCGGGCGGATTGCCGCGGGCATCCCCCAGCTCGGCCTAAGACGCGGCTTCGCGGGCTTTCTGGTGCTGATGGGAGCCTTCATCCTGTGGCAGAACCTGCCGAAATTTCTGCCCGGCTGA
- a CDS encoding rhodanese-like domain-containing protein, giving the protein MKKMLPDDIRKQVQGLGIRHTSAGPFRGVGLKHPGIRFPSAPWLVAVLAVFVLLSSCAPKSGYKDVSVQELQAASEPNRIVLDVREPYEYAEGHVPGAILLPLGQVATQAAQLPKDAPVYVICRSGNRSAQASRTLVELGFKDVRNVQGGILAWQSAGYALER; this is encoded by the coding sequence ATGAAGAAAATGCTCCCAGACGACATCCGCAAACAGGTACAGGGGCTGGGGATCCGCCACACCTCCGCGGGCCCCTTTCGCGGAGTCGGGCTCAAACACCCCGGCATCCGCTTCCCGAGCGCCCCCTGGCTCGTAGCGGTCCTGGCGGTCTTCGTCCTGCTCAGCAGTTGCGCCCCCAAGTCGGGCTACAAGGACGTGAGCGTGCAGGAACTTCAAGCCGCCAGTGAGCCCAACCGCATCGTGCTGGACGTGCGCGAACCCTACGAGTACGCCGAGGGGCACGTGCCGGGCGCCATCCTGCTACCCCTGGGCCAGGTAGCCACCCAGGCCGCCCAACTCCCCAAGGACGCCCCGGTGTATGTGATCTGCCGCAGCGGCAACCGCTCGGCGCAGGCCAGCCGGACGCTGGTCGAGCTCGGCTTCAAGGACGTGCGCAACGTGCAGGGCGGCATACTGGCCTGGCAGTCGGCGGGCTATGCTCTAGAGCGATGA
- a CDS encoding rhodanese-like domain-containing protein gives MNLDVKIAYQTLERYRVVDIREPHEWAEGVLPGALRLPLSKLEKLAPLYLEREEPVLLYCRSGNRSQEALKTLQALGYRKVWQLEGGIKAWREAGIPCASPI, from the coding sequence ATGAATCTGGACGTCAAGATTGCCTACCAAACCCTCGAGCGCTACCGGGTGGTAGACATCCGGGAACCCCACGAGTGGGCCGAGGGGGTTTTGCCGGGAGCGCTTCGGCTTCCCTTGTCCAAGCTGGAGAAACTGGCGCCCTTGTACCTCGAGCGTGAAGAGCCGGTGCTGCTGTACTGCCGCAGCGGCAACCGCTCCCAAGAGGCCCTGAAGACCCTGCAGGCGCTGGGCTACCGCAAGGTCTGGCAGCTCGAGGGCGGCATCAAGGCCTGGCGCGAGGCGGGAATCCCCTGCGCCAGCCCGATCTAA
- a CDS encoding rhodanese-like domain-containing protein gives MLTMPYKDITPQQAQKLLEEQVLFVDVREAEEFADSRIPGAKLVPLSEFAGRAGELSKDEPLVLYCRSGGRSAQAAAWLAAKGYTKVLNLEGGILAWYRAGLPLDSTPVEATYRETAFSELTPHEARAWIEAGAYVVDVREPYEYAMGHLPGAVNIPLGRFVSESGTLPKERKLLLVCASGNRSSQAAAYLVGQGFDKALVGNLEGGTYGWMSAGFEVER, from the coding sequence ATGTTGACCATGCCCTACAAGGACATCACCCCCCAACAAGCGCAGAAGCTGCTCGAGGAGCAGGTCCTCTTCGTGGACGTGCGCGAGGCCGAGGAGTTCGCCGACTCCCGCATCCCCGGCGCCAAACTGGTGCCGCTGTCGGAGTTCGCCGGGCGGGCCGGCGAGCTGAGCAAGGACGAGCCGCTGGTGCTCTACTGCCGCAGCGGGGGTCGCTCGGCGCAGGCGGCGGCCTGGCTGGCGGCCAAGGGCTACACCAAGGTGCTCAACCTCGAGGGGGGCATCCTGGCTTGGTACCGCGCGGGTCTGCCGCTGGACAGCACCCCCGTGGAGGCGACCTACCGCGAGACCGCCTTCAGCGAGCTCACCCCGCACGAGGCCAGGGCCTGGATAGAGGCAGGGGCCTATGTTGTCGACGTGCGCGAACCCTACGAGTACGCCATGGGGCACCTGCCGGGGGCGGTGAACATCCCCTTGGGTCGCTTTGTATCCGAGAGCGGTACGCTGCCCAAAGAGCGCAAGCTGCTCCTGGTCTGCGCCTCGGGCAACCGCTCCTCCCAGGCCGCGGCCTACCTGGTGGGCCAGGGCTTCGACAAAGCGCTCGTGGGCAACCTCGAGGGCGGCACCTACGGCTGGATGAGCGCGGGCTTCGAGGTGGAGCGTTGA
- a CDS encoding metal-sensitive transcriptional regulator — protein MLNRLKRLEGQVRGLQKMIEEERDCLEILTLLSGVRSALEAAGDLIFEAYLEECQAELAKGQGDTRAILGAVRLLRR, from the coding sequence GTGCTCAACCGCCTCAAGCGCCTGGAGGGCCAGGTGCGTGGCCTGCAGAAGATGATCGAGGAGGAGCGTGACTGCCTCGAGATCCTCACCCTGCTCTCCGGTGTGCGCAGTGCCCTCGAGGCTGCCGGCGATCTCATCTTCGAGGCCTACCTCGAGGAGTGCCAGGCCGAGCTGGCCAAGGGTCAGGGGGACACGCGGGCCATCTTGGGGGCCGTGCGTCTGCTGCGCCGTTGA
- a CDS encoding rhodanese-like domain-containing protein produces the protein MIGWLRGLFGGGAKVGRLGPEEAHEKAKAGALILDVRTPLERKEAKIPGSLSIPLDRLAEEWEKLPRDKEIICQCRSGARSAQAAHFLAQKGFHVYNLVGGLEAWKRQKLPVK, from the coding sequence TTGATCGGCTGGCTTCGGGGCCTGTTCGGTGGCGGGGCCAAGGTGGGCCGCCTGGGCCCGGAGGAGGCCCACGAAAAGGCTAAGGCCGGGGCCCTGATCCTGGATGTGCGCACCCCTTTGGAGCGCAAGGAGGCCAAGATACCAGGTTCGCTCTCCATACCGCTCGACCGCTTGGCCGAGGAGTGGGAGAAGCTGCCGCGCGATAAGGAGATCATCTGCCAGTGCAGGAGTGGGGCCCGAAGCGCCCAGGCCGCCCACTTTTTGGCGCAGAAGGGTTTTCACGTGTACAACCTGGTCGGTGGCCTCGAGGCCTGGAAACGCCAGAAGCTTCCGGTGAAGTAA